One stretch of Streptomyces zhihengii DNA includes these proteins:
- a CDS encoding elongation factor G produces MHTLNLGILAHVDAGKTSLTERLLHRTHAIDALGSVDAGSTRTDTLALERRRGITIKASVASFDAGDTTVNLIDTPGHPDFIAEVERALGVLDGVVLVVSAVEGVQAQTRVLMRVLQRLRLPTLIFVNKIDRSGARRDGLLASIGEKLTPAHIAMSRTEALGTRAASSTPRTGDSFRTELTALLADFDEALLASWVDGALPSGERLGRALAAATRAGRAHPVYFGSAITGAGVDALIDGITGLLPPAAGDPGGPLSGTVFAVERGPDGDKSAWVRLFSGTARLRERVPVGGDGLPARVTGIRVIEHGVPVERDAVSAGQIAVVRGLGRARVGDTLGAPGPEAVHGGHFAPPSLETVVEPVRPEERGALHQALARLAEQDPLIGLRQDEVRHETSLSLYGEVQKEVVEATLAEEYGLGVRFRGTTTVHTERPTGSGAAAEFIHTDPNPYLATVGLRVDPAAAGSGSSFRLEVELGSLPAAFVTAIEETVARTLEQGLYGWQVHDCVVTLTHSGYAARQSHAHAVFDKSMSSTAGDFRNLTPLVLMDALRRAGTRVHEPVHRFRLEVPAAQYGQVLPVLARHGAVPRDTLPGARSYVVEGDLPAASVHALERRVPSLTSGEGVLETVFDHYRPVAGAPPVRPRTDADPLDREGYLKRVARGGGGGSVGAR; encoded by the coding sequence GTGCACACGCTGAACCTGGGAATCCTGGCGCATGTTGACGCCGGCAAGACGAGCCTGACCGAGCGGCTCCTGCACCGTACGCACGCCATCGACGCGCTCGGCAGCGTCGACGCCGGCAGCACCCGTACGGACACCCTCGCGCTGGAACGCCGGCGCGGCATCACCATCAAGGCGTCCGTCGCCTCCTTCGACGCGGGCGACACCACCGTCAACCTGATCGACACCCCGGGCCACCCGGACTTCATCGCCGAGGTCGAGCGGGCGCTCGGCGTCCTCGACGGCGTGGTGCTCGTCGTCTCCGCGGTCGAAGGCGTCCAGGCGCAGACCCGGGTGCTGATGCGGGTGCTCCAGCGGCTGCGCCTGCCCACGCTGATCTTCGTCAACAAGATCGACCGGAGCGGGGCCCGCCGCGACGGACTGCTGGCCTCCATCGGCGAGAAGCTGACCCCGGCCCACATCGCCATGAGCCGCACCGAGGCCCTCGGCACCCGCGCGGCGTCCAGCACCCCCCGCACCGGAGACTCCTTCCGCACCGAACTGACCGCGCTCCTGGCCGACTTCGACGAGGCACTGCTCGCCTCCTGGGTCGACGGCGCGCTGCCGTCCGGGGAGCGGCTCGGCCGCGCGCTCGCGGCGGCCACCCGTGCGGGGCGTGCGCATCCGGTGTACTTCGGCTCGGCGATCACCGGCGCCGGTGTCGACGCGCTGATCGACGGCATCACCGGACTGCTGCCCCCGGCCGCCGGGGACCCGGGCGGTCCGCTCTCCGGCACCGTGTTCGCGGTCGAACGCGGTCCGGACGGCGACAAGTCGGCGTGGGTGCGGCTGTTCTCCGGCACGGCACGGCTGCGCGAGCGGGTACCGGTCGGCGGCGACGGCCTCCCGGCCAGGGTCACCGGCATCCGGGTCATCGAACACGGGGTGCCCGTGGAGCGGGACGCCGTGTCGGCGGGCCAGATCGCCGTGGTCCGCGGCCTCGGCCGGGCGCGTGTCGGCGACACCCTCGGCGCCCCGGGGCCGGAGGCGGTCCACGGCGGCCACTTCGCCCCGCCCAGCCTGGAGACGGTGGTGGAACCGGTGCGCCCCGAGGAGCGCGGCGCCCTCCACCAGGCCCTGGCCCGGCTCGCCGAGCAGGACCCGCTGATCGGCCTGCGGCAGGACGAGGTGCGGCACGAGACCTCGCTGTCGCTCTACGGGGAGGTCCAGAAGGAGGTCGTGGAGGCGACGCTCGCGGAGGAGTACGGGCTCGGTGTGCGGTTCCGCGGGACGACGACCGTCCACACCGAGCGGCCCACCGGATCGGGCGCGGCGGCCGAGTTCATCCACACGGACCCCAATCCGTACCTCGCCACCGTGGGCCTGCGCGTCGATCCCGCGGCGGCCGGATCGGGGTCCTCGTTCCGGCTGGAGGTCGAACTGGGCTCGCTGCCCGCCGCGTTCGTCACCGCGATCGAGGAGACGGTGGCCCGCACCCTCGAACAGGGGCTGTACGGCTGGCAGGTGCACGACTGCGTCGTCACCCTGACCCACTCCGGCTACGCGGCCCGGCAGAGCCATGCGCACGCCGTCTTCGACAAGAGCATGTCGAGCACGGCCGGCGACTTCCGCAACCTCACCCCGCTGGTGCTGATGGACGCCCTGCGCCGGGCGGGCACACGCGTCCACGAACCGGTGCACCGCTTCCGGCTGGAGGTGCCCGCCGCCCAGTACGGGCAGGTGCTGCCGGTGCTGGCCCGCCACGGCGCGGTCCCGCGCGACACGCTGCCGGGAGCCCGCTCGTACGTGGTCGAGGGCGACCTGCCGGCCGCCTCCGTGCACGCGCTGGAGCGGCGTGTCCCGTCGCTCACCAGCGGGGAGGGCGTGCTGGAGACCGTCTTCGACCACTACCGGCCGGTCGCCGGCGCCCCGCCGGTGCGCCCGCGCACCGACGCCGATCCGCTGGACCGCGAGGGCTACCTGAAGCGGGTGGCGCGCGGTGGGGGCGGCGGGTCAGTGGGAGCGCGGTGA
- a CDS encoding YnfA family protein: MLVARSIALFAVAALFEIGGAWLVWQGLREHRGWVWVGAGVIALGLYGVVATFQSDDNFGRILAAYGGVFVAGSIAWGMVADGYRPDRYDVAGALICLVGMAVIMYSPRSH, from the coding sequence GTGCTCGTCGCCCGTTCCATCGCCCTGTTCGCCGTCGCCGCGCTGTTCGAGATCGGCGGGGCATGGCTCGTCTGGCAAGGGCTACGGGAGCACCGCGGCTGGGTGTGGGTCGGTGCGGGGGTGATCGCGCTCGGGCTCTACGGAGTGGTGGCCACCTTCCAGAGCGACGACAACTTCGGCCGCATCCTCGCCGCCTACGGAGGGGTCTTCGTCGCCGGGTCGATCGCCTGGGGCATGGTCGCCGACGGGTACCGACCCGACCGGTACGACGTGGCCGGCGCCCTGATCTGCCTCGTCGGCATGGCCGTCATCATGTACTCACCGCGCTCCCACTGA
- a CDS encoding ABC transporter substrate-binding protein produces MSTPSKPSGAVRAGGPSVRIGALVPLTRPGWAEAGAHLLAGLELAVRDVNDAGGIGGTPLDLVVRDTAADPRRAEAAVDDLAALGVAALAGEYHSVVARAAAARAAALGLPFLCSSAVLDALTDRPAEGVARIAPAQSHGWRIYGDFLLGAGHRHIAVAADASVYWAAGTGILRERLAPHGGTVTALDMPALGPSGVCDALAGHRATALLVLTGYPEPAVPLVRAVRRDPRLAGLLVGAPAGQPEFAGWAASLGADGAGVPFLRYLPEHPGPLGVRVGAALRERLAEEPSFVAFEGYDTVTVLAGALRAHGTDRAAIAASWGRAGAEGTRGPVRFSRTPGSGVWQWAWAPVQVADRDPADPARFRVLRTG; encoded by the coding sequence GTGAGTACGCCGTCGAAACCGTCCGGGGCCGTGCGGGCCGGCGGGCCGTCCGTGCGGATCGGGGCGCTCGTCCCGCTGACCAGGCCCGGCTGGGCGGAGGCGGGAGCGCACCTGCTCGCCGGTCTCGAACTCGCCGTGCGCGACGTCAACGACGCCGGGGGGATCGGCGGGACCCCGCTCGACCTGGTGGTCCGGGACACGGCGGCCGACCCGCGGCGGGCCGAGGCGGCCGTGGACGACCTCGCGGCGCTGGGCGTGGCGGCGCTGGCGGGGGAGTACCACAGCGTGGTCGCCCGTGCCGCCGCCGCCCGCGCCGCCGCCCTCGGCCTGCCGTTCCTCTGCTCGTCGGCGGTGCTCGACGCGCTCACCGACCGGCCGGCGGAAGGGGTGGCACGGATCGCCCCGGCGCAGTCCCACGGCTGGCGGATCTACGGCGACTTCCTCCTCGGCGCGGGCCACCGGCACATCGCCGTGGCAGCCGACGCGAGCGTCTACTGGGCCGCCGGGACGGGCATCCTCCGTGAGCGTCTGGCGCCGCACGGTGGCACCGTCACCGCACTGGACATGCCCGCGCTCGGCCCCTCGGGCGTGTGCGACGCGCTCGCAGGCCACCGTGCCACGGCCCTGCTGGTGCTGACCGGGTATCCGGAGCCCGCGGTGCCGCTGGTCCGGGCGGTCCGCCGCGATCCGCGCCTCGCCGGCCTCCTGGTCGGGGCGCCCGCCGGGCAGCCGGAGTTCGCCGGGTGGGCGGCCTCGCTGGGCGCCGACGGCGCGGGCGTCCCGTTCCTGCGCTATCTGCCCGAGCACCCCGGCCCGCTCGGCGTCCGCGTCGGGGCGGCGCTGCGCGAGCGGCTGGCCGAGGAGCCCTCGTTCGTGGCCTTCGAGGGCTACGACACGGTCACCGTCCTCGCCGGGGCGCTGCGCGCGCACGGCACGGACCGGGCGGCGATCGCCGCGTCATGGGGGCGGGCCGGGGCCGAGGGGACCCGCGGACCGGTCCGGTTCTCCCGGACGCCGGGCAGCGGTGTGTGGCAGTGGGCGTGGGCGCCCGTCCAGGTCGCCGACCGTGACCCGGCGGACCCCGCCCGTTTCCGGGTCCTCCGCACCGGCTGA
- a CDS encoding diacylglycerol/lipid kinase family protein yields the protein MRQFTAVVNPTAGSSSGTAALLPVARLLREAGAEIDTQYSRSLEHARELARRAGEAGRAVLAVGGDGMAGCVGGALSGTGTEFGLVPAGRGNDFARALGMPSDPGELAGVLLRGTARPVDTIEVSSAVHDGISVLGSVYAGVDAVANRHANTSRLLRGAASYYAGGLRAVTAWRPASYRITVDGVLHERRGYTVVAANSGFYGFNRRIAPGARVDDGSLDVVVIHDAPKRLFFAMMNELKTGAHVRRPQVEILSGREIRIEAERPLPYGADGEVDAALPVTVRVQPGALRVLCPEPVPEISSRR from the coding sequence ATGCGACAGTTCACCGCCGTCGTCAACCCCACCGCGGGGAGCTCCAGCGGTACGGCGGCGCTCCTTCCCGTCGCCCGGCTGCTGCGCGAGGCGGGCGCCGAGATCGACACCCAGTACAGCCGGAGCCTGGAGCACGCCCGCGAACTCGCCCGCCGGGCGGGGGAGGCGGGCAGGGCGGTGCTCGCCGTCGGCGGCGACGGGATGGCCGGCTGCGTCGGCGGGGCGCTCAGCGGCACCGGCACCGAGTTCGGCCTGGTGCCCGCGGGCCGCGGCAACGACTTCGCCCGCGCGCTGGGGATGCCGTCCGACCCGGGTGAGCTCGCCGGCGTCCTGCTGCGCGGCACGGCCCGGCCCGTCGACACCATCGAGGTCAGCTCCGCGGTGCACGACGGCATATCGGTGCTCGGCAGCGTGTACGCGGGCGTCGACGCCGTCGCCAACCGGCACGCCAACACCTCCCGGCTGCTGCGCGGCGCGGCCTCCTACTACGCGGGCGGGCTGCGGGCGGTGACCGCCTGGCGGCCCGCCTCGTACCGGATCACCGTCGACGGCGTCCTGCACGAACGCCGCGGCTACACCGTGGTCGCCGCCAACTCCGGCTTCTACGGCTTCAATCGGCGGATCGCCCCCGGGGCGCGCGTGGACGACGGCAGTCTGGACGTGGTCGTCATCCACGACGCCCCCAAGCGCCTGTTCTTCGCGATGATGAACGAGCTGAAGACCGGCGCCCATGTGCGCCGCCCGCAGGTGGAGATCCTCAGCGGCAGGGAGATCCGCATCGAGGCCGAACGCCCGCTGCCCTACGGGGCGGACGGGGAAGTGGACGCGGCACTGCCGGTGACCGTCCGGGTACAGCCCGGAGCGCTCAGGGTGCTGTGTCCCGAACCCGTTCCGGAAATTTCGTCCCGCCGGTAG